The region TGAGGACCGGCAGCCCGCCTACATGGTGCTCCTGCATGCGCAGCGCAGCGTCTTCCATGTATTCGCCCTCGGCGGCGGTAATCACCGGGCGGGCCATCATTTCAGACACGGTGAGTTTGCTCAGCAGGTAATTCAGTTCCCAGACACTCAGGGTGGTGGCCTTACTGGGCATGGCGTCTTTCAGATCCTTCCGGGTGGTGATACCAACCAGCTGAGAGCCCTCCACGACCGGCAGGCGGCGAAAATTGCCTTCCTTAAGTATCTTCAGGGCATCCATTACAGGAGTGTCGGGTGTGACACTGACGGGGTCAGCCGTCATCCAGTCGCGAACCAGCATGCTGCGAGTCTAAAGCAAAATGTGCCGGATCCTTGCCTGATTCTCAGCTGATGGCCGATGTGAAGTCGCTGTGTCCTGCTTCATTCGGCTCAGAAAGGCTCATGATACGGTGACCGTCATGAAGATGAACGCGAAAGTCCTTGCTCCCCTTGCTGTTGTTGCCGCTTTTGGGCTGGGCACCGTTTCCCCCAGTGCTCAGACTCCTGCTCAGAAAATTGGATTTGTTGATGTGGCCAAGCTGATTTCCAGCCACTCCGGCAACAAGGACATTGAGGACATCCAGAAGAAAGCCGATGCTGAACTGGGTGAACTCGACAAGCAGATCAAGGCCATCGACGCCAAGGGCAGTGCTGCCACGCCCGCCGACAAGGACAAGCGCACCCAGCTGATCTCGACCATTCAGGCCAAGGCCAAGGCCTACGACACCCAGCTGCAGCCCAAGGTTTCCGTCGTCGAGAAGGCTGTTGACACCGCCATCGGCACCGCTGCCAAGAGCAACGGCTTCAGCATCGTGATGGACCGCAACGTTGCGGCCCGCAGCGGCCTGGTCGTCTACGCCGATGACAGCACGGATCTCACCGCCGCAGCAGCCAAGGCTGTCAAGTAAGCCCCACCCTTTTTCTGGTGGCCTGCCCCGCTGCATCACGCGGGGCAGTTGCCATCTGTTCGCGTTTCCGGAGGTCCGTATGAACCGAATTCTGATCCTCCTTCCGCTGGCCCTGCTGGCCACGGTTCCCAATGCTCAGCAGTCCAAGAGCCGCGTTGCATTCGTCAATGTTCAGGCTGCTGTCAAGGCGATGCCTGGCAGCGCCACGTACCTGCAACTGGTCGCCAAGACCGACGCTGATCTGAAGGCCAAGCAGAAGAACATTCAGGCCCTGGCCACCAAAGCGTCGGCCAGCAATACGGCAGCAAACCGGCAGGCCCTCAATACGGCCCAGCAGGCGTATACCAAGACCCAGACCCAGTATGCCCAGCGGGTTGCTGAAGCGTTCAAGCCCCTGGCCAGCAAGCTGAACACCACGATTGCCAAGGTGGCGAAGGCCAACGGTTACAGTGTGGTGCTTGATCAGCGTGTGGCGGCCCAGACAAATCTTGTGGTCTATGCCAACGACAGCGCAACGAACCTGACCAACGCGGTGATCAAAGCGTTGAAGTAAGTGCCCTTGAGAATCGGCCCCAGCCTTTTTCGGCTGGGGCTGATGTGTTTGTTGTGATGGCAACAGTCGAGCGTGGCCGGGAAAATCTCCATTCTGAACGGCGCACGAGGGGCTTGCAGAAGGAGCTGCAACAGACAACTTCGTAGATGTCTCCCACAGCTCCTCCCTCAGATTGTCCTGAGCTTACAGCGCAATAGTTTCGTTTTTGCCTGTCGGGTTGGTCTTGCCAGTGACAGCGCTCCTGGCCATCTTGAACAGCGTCTGGAGCTTGCCGTCACTTTCCCAGTATTCAGCGCCGTGGGCATGAATCTTGATCAGCTGAATGTCCGGATCTTCCTTACCTCCGGCAAAGAAGGCCTTGTAGAAGTCGCTCCACAGCTCATCAAGTTTGGCGCGGTCCTCGACCAGTTCTGCCGTGCCGTTGATGCTGACGTACACGCCTTTATTGGGCTCGGAGTAGCTGACATTGACCTGTGGCCGGGCACGCATATGGCTCACCTGATGGCTTGACCGGCTTCCAATAAACCAGACGTCCCCGTCGAACTCAGTCTGCTGGGTCGTCATGGGGTGGGCGTGGAGGTGGCCCTCTTCGTTGATGACCGTCAGCATCGCGAATTTGACGTCACTGATAATGCCAGCAATCTTTTTGATGGCGTCTTCTCGGCTCGTTCCACTCATGATGTCCAGCGTTTCATGCCTTACCCCCCGGCTTTTGGATACTGCCGCACCGTGTAAAGATTGCAATCAGATTGGATGAGCCTTGCACCCACAGGCACCCTAACGGTGTACGTGGCGTGTTTCAGGCACTTTGCGGACCAGCACGACCCCCAGGATAAAGAACAGAGCTGCCAGCCCGAAGACCAGCGTGTACCCCAGATTCTCTGCCTGAGCATTGCCCCAGTCCAGGAGTTTGCCCTGCGGTGCGCCCACGAACTGAGGCGCGACGAACGCCACATGCCAGATTCCCATATCGCGTGCGAAGCTGCGTCCACTGGGCATGGCGTCGCTGCCCAGCGCCCAGTCCACACTGGAAAAAGCTCCATAGCCCAACCCGAACACCAGAGCCAGCAACAGCGCGACATAGAAGCCCGGAGCCACCAGCAGCAGCAGCGCGGCGCCAGCCATCACACTGCCAGCCACGTAGATGACGGGTTTGCGGCCGACACGGTCACTGATGCGCCCGCCGACCAGAGCGCTCACGATACTGGCGACGATAATGCAGGCCAGCATGATGGAGCTGCTGGCCACCGGATTGGGCTGCCGGAGCACGTCCGCCGTGTAGTACTGGATAAATGGCTGCACCGAATATTGCCCCAGGGCGAACATCACCCGGGTCACGAAGACCCATAAAAAGGGCTGGTAGGCGAACAGTTCCTGCCACGACAGAACCGGGGCGTCGCTCTGGACTGGCGCAGGCTGATCTGCTTCGGGGACGCCGCGAATCGTGATCAGGGCAGCGCCCAGCAGTACCACGGCCATCAGAGCGAAAGCTGCCATTGCTGGCAGGCCCAGCGCGCCCAGTGCAAATCCGCTTGCTGCCCCCAGTAACTGCGCGATGGCCTGCAGCATGCCCATGACACCGCTGTAGCGTCCGCGCTGTTCCTGCGGCACCAGTTGCGGGATGAGGGCTGAATACGGCGCAGTCGCATAGTTGTTTCCGAACTGCACCAGCAGGTAGCCCAGAACGTAGATCCAGAAGCCGTGTCCACCCCCCAGGGTCGTCACGGCCAGGGCCATGACAGCCAGGCCAGCCAGATTGACCCCGACGCCCAGCTTCAGATAAGGCAGGCGGCGGCCGCTGCGGTCACTGTGGGCTCCGACCACAGGAGGCACCACCAGTGCGATGACTGCACCGATGGCCGTCAACAGGCCGAGGTAAGTGCCCTTCTGATCCTCACCTACAAATTTCACGATGTGGGCGGGCATCAGGAGGGTCAGCAGCATCAGCCAGTGAAAGGCTGTGCCAAACCAGAACGCCGACAGGACCCACGGACTCGCGAGTACTGTTCGCGCCTTGGGCGCCACAGGAGAGTGAGGGGTCATGTCATGCAAGTATATGCTGCACATTTACCGCCTCTTTACTTGTTTAAGAGCCTGTGGCGTGAATAGCAGTTCAGTTCCGCCGGGTCGGGTCAGACTGCCGCATGACTGCTGCACTGAATCTTGAAGACGCCCTGGCCTCTTTCCGTTCGGCTTTTACTTACAGCCATCCTGAGGGCCTGACCATTACTCCACACATCGACGGCAAGGTTCTGCGGGTGGAGGTTCGCAATCAGGACATTGACGCCCTGCGTGGCTTTGACGTCGTTGCCGAGCCTCTGGAAACCGAGCACCGCAGCGCTGCGCAGCTTGGCGAGGATGTGGCGCGCGTGGTGGAACAGGAACTGATGTACGGTCAGCTGCCGGCGGTCGCTGAGGGAGGAGCCTTCCGGCGCATCGTCGTCTAAGGCGGTCCCTCCCCGGCCAGCGAATCCCAGTACGCCTGCAGGTCCCGGGCCAGTGGCACTTCGACACTCATCTGTGCTCCGTCCCAGGAAAAGGCGATGCGTGCTGCATGCAGGGCCTGGCGGGGCAGCCCCAGACGTTCGGTAAGGGCTGGGGTCTG is a window of Deinococcus deserti VCD115 DNA encoding:
- a CDS encoding MFS transporter — translated: MTPHSPVAPKARTVLASPWVLSAFWFGTAFHWLMLLTLLMPAHIVKFVGEDQKGTYLGLLTAIGAVIALVVPPVVGAHSDRSGRRLPYLKLGVGVNLAGLAVMALAVTTLGGGHGFWIYVLGYLLVQFGNNYATAPYSALIPQLVPQEQRGRYSGVMGMLQAIAQLLGAASGFALGALGLPAMAAFALMAVVLLGAALITIRGVPEADQPAPVQSDAPVLSWQELFAYQPFLWVFVTRVMFALGQYSVQPFIQYYTADVLRQPNPVASSSIMLACIIVASIVSALVGGRISDRVGRKPVIYVAGSVMAGAALLLLVAPGFYVALLLALVFGLGYGAFSSVDWALGSDAMPSGRSFARDMGIWHVAFVAPQFVGAPQGKLLDWGNAQAENLGYTLVFGLAALFFILGVVLVRKVPETRHVHR
- a CDS encoding pyridoxamine 5'-phosphate oxidase family protein, giving the protein MSGTSREDAIKKIAGIISDVKFAMLTVINEEGHLHAHPMTTQQTEFDGDVWFIGSRSSHQVSHMRARPQVNVSYSEPNKGVYVSINGTAELVEDRAKLDELWSDFYKAFFAGGKEDPDIQLIKIHAHGAEYWESDGKLQTLFKMARSAVTGKTNPTGKNETIAL
- a CDS encoding CBS and ACT domain-containing protein → MLVRDWMTADPVSVTPDTPVMDALKILKEGNFRRLPVVEGSQLVGITTRKDLKDAMPSKATTLSVWELNYLLSKLTVSEMMARPVITAAEGEYMEDAALRMQEHHVGGLPVLSDSGRLSGIITTMDVLRAFTGILGMREGGQRLTLDMPDVPGSLERATQAILPSNIISVATYGGRNGYRRFVMRVNGEGIRDARRRLRDAGITVLD
- a CDS encoding OmpH family outer membrane protein, with the protein product MKMNAKVLAPLAVVAAFGLGTVSPSAQTPAQKIGFVDVAKLISSHSGNKDIEDIQKKADAELGELDKQIKAIDAKGSAATPADKDKRTQLISTIQAKAKAYDTQLQPKVSVVEKAVDTAIGTAAKSNGFSIVMDRNVAARSGLVVYADDSTDLTAAAAKAVK
- a CDS encoding OmpH family outer membrane protein, producing MNRILILLPLALLATVPNAQQSKSRVAFVNVQAAVKAMPGSATYLQLVAKTDADLKAKQKNIQALATKASASNTAANRQALNTAQQAYTKTQTQYAQRVAEAFKPLASKLNTTIAKVAKANGYSVVLDQRVAAQTNLVVYANDSATNLTNAVIKALK